A portion of the Deinococcus planocerae genome contains these proteins:
- the phoU gene encoding phosphate signaling complex protein PhoU, whose translation MRDALETDLRAVLNGALNMLGTVERMLPIAGDVLIHAQTARLEEVRALDREVDAQEERIEAECLRIIALHQPVARDLRLVALILKSLSDIERMGDYVVHVAADGADLAQAPPLKRYINLARMLERLGEMSQNLRTAIADRDVTRAEATIEMDDEVDELYEQIQRELVTYMLEDPRNISKALTLMRVGRSLERVGDHMENVAERVRYWVTGQREA comes from the coding sequence ATGCGTGACGCCCTGGAAACCGATCTGCGAGCCGTCCTGAACGGCGCCCTGAACATGCTCGGCACCGTCGAGCGGATGCTGCCCATCGCCGGGGACGTGCTGATCCACGCCCAGACCGCGCGGCTGGAGGAGGTCCGGGCCCTCGACCGCGAGGTGGACGCGCAGGAGGAGAGGATCGAGGCCGAGTGCCTGCGGATCATCGCCCTGCACCAGCCCGTCGCCCGCGACCTGCGGCTTGTCGCGTTGATCCTTAAGAGCCTCAGCGACATCGAGCGCATGGGCGATTACGTGGTCCACGTCGCCGCCGACGGGGCCGACCTCGCCCAGGCCCCGCCCCTGAAGCGCTACATCAACCTCGCGCGGATGCTCGAACGGCTCGGCGAGATGAGCCAGAACCTGCGCACCGCCATCGCCGACCGCGACGTGACCCGCGCCGAGGCCACCATTGAGATGGACGACGAAGTGGACGAGCTGTACGAGCAGATTCAGCGCGAACTCGTCACCTACATGCTCGAAGACCCCCGCAATATCTCCAAGGCCCTGACCCTGATGCGGGTGGGCCGCTCCCTCGAGCGCGTCGGCGACCACATGGAGAACGTGGCCGAGCGGGTGAGGTACTGGGTGACGGGGCAGCGGGAGGCGTAG